One segment of Anatilimnocola aggregata DNA contains the following:
- a CDS encoding DUF1501 domain-containing protein: MLSLLDSPPRLCSGLSRREVLTIGALGLGGLALPDLLRAESTGGIHSTKKAIIMIYMCGAPPHQDMYDLKMEAPAEIRGEFQPIESNVPGIRICEHLPRLARIMDKLVPIRSVVGSPNGSHDSFICYTGRSFMQQPPGGWPSVGATLSKLLGSRDPGTPPFVGLAPVTGHPPYGSPGHPGFLGASHSAFRPNGEGRADLKLNGIPVERLQDRKQLLSSFDTIRRNVENSGKLAGYDAFTQQALGVLTSSRLAEALDVSREDPRVRERYGKGDAKNYGDGAPRNLEHFLMARRLVEAGARCVTLNFGRWDFHSNNFSEFKNTHGPLFDQGLSALVEDLHERGLSDEVSVVAWGEFGRTPIINKDAGRDHWPQVGGALLAGGGLRTGQVIGATDRLGGEAVDRPVHFGEVLATLYHQLGINPNKTTVRDFAGRPQYLVDRHQPMRELI; encoded by the coding sequence ATGCTTTCGCTTCTCGATTCGCCGCCACGACTGTGTAGTGGATTGAGTAGGCGCGAAGTTCTGACCATCGGTGCTTTGGGTTTGGGAGGACTGGCCCTACCTGACTTGCTGCGTGCCGAGTCAACTGGCGGAATCCATTCAACGAAAAAGGCCATCATCATGATCTACATGTGCGGCGCTCCACCGCATCAGGACATGTACGATCTGAAAATGGAGGCGCCTGCCGAAATTCGTGGAGAATTCCAGCCGATTGAGAGCAACGTGCCGGGAATTCGGATTTGTGAACACTTGCCGCGCCTGGCACGGATCATGGACAAGCTCGTGCCCATTCGCTCGGTGGTAGGTTCACCTAATGGCAGTCACGATTCATTTATCTGCTACACGGGCCGGTCTTTCATGCAGCAACCGCCGGGTGGTTGGCCATCAGTTGGCGCAACACTTTCGAAGTTATTGGGCAGCCGCGATCCCGGCACGCCACCCTTTGTCGGGCTCGCACCGGTTACGGGGCATCCGCCCTATGGTTCGCCGGGTCATCCGGGATTTCTCGGCGCGTCGCATAGCGCCTTCCGCCCCAATGGTGAAGGTCGCGCTGATCTAAAGCTCAACGGCATCCCAGTCGAGCGCCTACAAGACCGTAAGCAACTATTGTCGAGCTTTGATACGATTCGCCGCAACGTAGAGAACTCGGGCAAGCTCGCGGGCTACGACGCCTTTACGCAGCAGGCCCTCGGCGTGCTCACTTCTAGCCGGCTTGCGGAAGCCCTCGACGTCAGCCGCGAAGATCCACGCGTACGCGAACGATATGGCAAGGGGGACGCCAAGAACTATGGCGACGGCGCTCCTCGCAACCTGGAACATTTCCTCATGGCGCGGCGTCTGGTAGAGGCCGGTGCGCGTTGCGTGACACTTAACTTCGGCCGCTGGGACTTCCATTCGAATAACTTCTCCGAATTCAAGAACACGCATGGCCCGTTGTTCGATCAAGGACTGAGCGCTCTCGTGGAAGATCTGCACGAGCGCGGCTTGAGCGACGAAGTTTCCGTGGTCGCCTGGGGTGAATTCGGCCGCACGCCAATCATCAATAAGGACGCTGGCCGCGACCACTGGCCGCAGGTCGGCGGCGCGCTACTCGCTGGTGGCGGGCTGCGGACCGGACAGGTGATCGGTGCCACCGACCGTCTCGGCGGAGAGGCGGTCGACCGCCCGGTGCATTTTGGCGAGGTATTAGCAACGCTTTACCACCAGCTGGGAATCAATCCCAACAAAACCACCGTCCGCGACTTCGCCGGTCGACCGCAATATCTGGTCGATCGCCATCAACCCATGCGAGAATTGATCTAG
- a CDS encoding DUF1501 domain-containing protein has protein sequence MLTLLGRPFECCDRVSRRDLIRVGGIGVFGLTLAGLFRARAAAAKGTERRSTAVIFVELAGGPTHIETYDPKPRAPAEYRGPLGTIATNLPGVQFSELMVQQARIMDKLAVLRAVTHSSSSHGTSAHLTQTGYYLRDPQRRENDMPCAGSITSQLRGPNQVGVPAYVAVPQVMRFGGPAYFGKRFSPFETGGDPAAAKFEVNNLSLNTSLNLERLTDRRSLLAALDGQRRAAAATGTTEAIDHFSREAFEMVTGDRARRAFQIEAESDVTRDRYGRHTTGQSLLLARRLVEAGVTFVTVRVGGWDDHVQIEQRMKERGPAYDQGLAALVEDIHERGLARDVLVVSMGEFGRTPRINASAGRDHWGTLMSVVMSGGGLKMGQIIGSSNDKGETPQDLPYRPENILATIYRHLGIDPQLTFNDFSGRPRYILENRTVVKELI, from the coding sequence ATGCTGACACTGTTGGGAAGACCATTTGAGTGCTGCGATCGAGTCTCCCGTCGTGACCTGATTCGGGTCGGCGGAATCGGTGTATTCGGGCTTACGCTTGCCGGCTTGTTCCGGGCTCGTGCTGCAGCAGCGAAGGGTACGGAGCGGCGGAGCACGGCAGTGATTTTTGTGGAACTGGCCGGCGGGCCGACCCATATTGAAACCTACGATCCCAAGCCACGCGCGCCGGCCGAATATCGCGGACCACTCGGAACGATCGCTACCAACCTGCCCGGAGTACAGTTCAGTGAGCTGATGGTTCAGCAAGCGCGGATCATGGACAAACTGGCTGTTCTGCGCGCGGTCACTCACTCTTCCAGCAGCCACGGCACCTCGGCCCATCTGACACAAACCGGGTATTACCTCCGCGACCCTCAGCGGCGTGAAAACGACATGCCGTGCGCTGGTTCGATTACCTCCCAATTACGCGGACCAAACCAAGTCGGGGTTCCAGCCTATGTGGCTGTACCTCAGGTAATGCGTTTCGGCGGCCCAGCCTACTTCGGCAAGCGCTTTAGCCCATTCGAAACCGGCGGCGATCCCGCTGCTGCCAAATTTGAAGTAAATAACCTGAGCCTCAACACTTCCTTGAATCTCGAACGACTCACCGACCGTCGCTCGTTGCTAGCCGCGTTAGATGGCCAGCGCCGCGCGGCCGCTGCAACAGGAACGACCGAGGCAATTGATCACTTTAGTCGCGAGGCCTTCGAGATGGTCACGGGCGATCGTGCCCGCCGCGCATTTCAGATCGAGGCCGAAAGCGACGTCACCCGTGACCGTTACGGCCGCCATACAACCGGTCAAAGCTTGCTGCTCGCTCGGCGACTGGTCGAAGCCGGAGTGACCTTTGTCACGGTTCGAGTTGGTGGCTGGGATGATCACGTTCAGATCGAACAGCGTATGAAGGAAAGGGGACCAGCGTACGACCAAGGGTTGGCCGCTCTTGTCGAAGACATTCACGAGCGGGGACTCGCGCGCGATGTCCTCGTTGTCTCGATGGGCGAATTTGGGCGCACGCCGCGGATCAATGCCAGCGCCGGTCGCGATCACTGGGGAACGCTGATGAGCGTGGTGATGTCTGGGGGCGGATTGAAGATGGGGCAAATTATCGGCTCGTCGAATGATAAGGGTGAAACGCCGCAAGATCTCCCCTATCGTCCCGAAAACATCCTCGCCACGATCTATCGCCACCTGGGGATCGATCCGCAGTTAACATTCAACGATTTCTCCGGACGGCCTCGCTACATCCTGGAAAACCGAACGGTCGTGAAAGAGCTAATCTGA